In the Numida meleagris isolate 19003 breed g44 Domestic line chromosome 5, NumMel1.0, whole genome shotgun sequence genome, one interval contains:
- the POFUT2 gene encoding GDP-fucose protein O-fucosyltransferase 2 isoform X2: MAAHHPGLLMPLLMGLAALAFPPRAAAQSLPAALRAGHAATSLPAASAAPRTRYLLYDVNPPEGFNLRRDVYIRIASLIKTLLKSENWVLVLPPWGRLYHWQSPDILQVRIPWSEFFDLASLNKNIPVIEYEQFLAESGGPFIEQIYVLQGYVEGWNEGTWEEKIDERPCIDQLMYSKDKHQYYRGWFWGYEETRALNVSCLSVQGSASVVAPILLKNTSAQDATRMMRGEGNSHMRNGVCLHCPSSRAFPERSVMLDRAENLLHDHYGGKDYWNTRRSMVFAKHLRVAGDEFRNKYLQSTDEADRTHYNEDWSQMKVKMGTALGGPYLGVHLRRKDFIWGHREDVPSLHGAVKKIHSLLEMHKLEKVFIATDAVEDEIELLKKLVPEMVRFEPTWEELELYKDGGMAVIDQWICAHARYFIGTSVSTFSFRIHEEREILGFDPKTTYNRFCGEKEKNCEQPTHWKIIY, translated from the exons ATGGCGGCACACCATCCTGGCCTCCTCATGCCACTGCTGATGGGCCTGGCCGCTCTGGCCTTCCCACCACGTGCTGCTGCCCAGtcgctgcctgctgccctccgCGCTGGCCATGCTGCCACctcactgcctgctgcctctgccGCACCACGCACCCG ATACCTTTTGTATGATGTAAATCCTCCTGAAGGGTTCAACCTTCGCAGAGATGTCTATATTCGCATTGCTTCACTTATAAAGACTttactgaaaagtgaaaattggGTGTTAGTTCTGCCACCCTGGGGACGTCTCTATCACTGGCAGAGCCCTGATATCCTTCAGGTCCGAATCCCTTGGTCTGAGTTTTTTGATCTCGCAAGCCTCAATAAGAACATCCCTGTCATTGAATATGAGCAGTTCCTTGCAG AGTCAGGTGGGCCCTTTATTGAGCAGATTTACGTCCTGCAAGGCTACGTGGAAGGATGGAATGAAGgaacatgggaagaaaaaatagatgagAGGCCTTGCATTGATCAGCTTATGTATTCCAAAGACAAGCATCAGTACTACAG gGGATGGTTCTGGGGTTATGAAGAAACACGGGCCCTGAATGTCTCTTGTTTGTCTGTTCAAGGATCTGCCTCTGTTGTAGCTCCCATCCTTCTGAAGAATACCTCAGCACA AGATGCCACTAGAATGATGAGAGGAGAGGGAAACTCTCATATGAGGAATGGAGTATGCTTACATTGTCCCAGTAGCAGAGCATTTCCAGAAAG GTCGGTGATGTTGGACAGAGCTGAAAACCTTCTTCATGACCACTATGGAGGGAAAGATTATTGGAAT ACCCGTCGAAGTATGGTATTTGCTAAACATCTCCGTGTAGCGGGAGATGAGTTTAGAAACAAGTACCTTCAATCCACAGATGAGGCAGACAGGACTCATTACAATGAGGACTGGTCACAGATGAAG GTTAAGATGGGCACAGCTCTAGGTGGTCCATACCTTGGGGTTCATCTCAGAAGGAAAGATTTCATCTGGGGTCACAGAGAAGATGTGCCTTCCCTGCACGGAGCAGTAAAGAAGATCCACAGCCTCTTGGAAATGCATAAACTTGAAAAAGTTTTCATAGCCACTGATGCTGTTGAGGATG AGATTGAATTGCTCAAGAAATTGGTGCCTGAGATGGTGAGGTTTGAACCTACTTGGGAGGAGCTAGAACTGTACAAAGATGGGGGAATGGCTGTGATTGACCAGTGGATCTGTGCACATGCAAG GTATTTTATAGGCACCTCAGtttcaacattttcctttcGGATTCATGAAGAAAGGGAGATCTTGGGATTTGATCCAAAAACAACTTACAATCGATTTTGtggtgaaaaagagaaaaactgtgaGCAGCCAACTCACTGGAAAATTATATACTAG
- the POFUT2 gene encoding GDP-fucose protein O-fucosyltransferase 2 isoform X4 produces MNQKVKNNLKELHINDRKQRHKESVWRAEQRLGRKAWFCSTKESGGPFIEQIYVLQGYVEGWNEGTWEEKIDERPCIDQLMYSKDKHQYYRGWFWGYEETRALNVSCLSVQGSASVVAPILLKNTSAQCRDATRMMRGEGNSHMRNGVCLHCPSSRAFPERSVMLDRAENLLHDHYGGKDYWNTRRSMVFAKHLRVAGDEFRNKYLQSTDEADRTHYNEDWSQMKVKMGTALGGPYLGVHLRRKDFIWGHREDVPSLHGAVKKIHSLLEMHKLEKVFIATDAVEDEIELLKKLVPEMVRFEPTWEELELYKDGGMAVIDQWICAHARYFIGTSVSTFSFRIHEEREILGFDPKTTYNRFCGEKEKNCEQPTHWKIIY; encoded by the exons ATGAAtcaaaaggtaaaaaataatctaaaggAACTGCACATAAATGATAGAAAACAAAGGCACAAAGAAAGCGTGTGGAGGGCTGAACAAAGGCTTGGAAGGAAGGCTTGGTTTTGTTCTACAAAAG AGTCAGGTGGGCCCTTTATTGAGCAGATTTACGTCCTGCAAGGCTACGTGGAAGGATGGAATGAAGgaacatgggaagaaaaaatagatgagAGGCCTTGCATTGATCAGCTTATGTATTCCAAAGACAAGCATCAGTACTACAG gGGATGGTTCTGGGGTTATGAAGAAACACGGGCCCTGAATGTCTCTTGTTTGTCTGTTCAAGGATCTGCCTCTGTTGTAGCTCCCATCCTTCTGAAGAATACCTCAGCACA ATGCAGAGATGCCACTAGAATGATGAGAGGAGAGGGAAACTCTCATATGAGGAATGGAGTATGCTTACATTGTCCCAGTAGCAGAGCATTTCCAGAAAG GTCGGTGATGTTGGACAGAGCTGAAAACCTTCTTCATGACCACTATGGAGGGAAAGATTATTGGAAT ACCCGTCGAAGTATGGTATTTGCTAAACATCTCCGTGTAGCGGGAGATGAGTTTAGAAACAAGTACCTTCAATCCACAGATGAGGCAGACAGGACTCATTACAATGAGGACTGGTCACAGATGAAG GTTAAGATGGGCACAGCTCTAGGTGGTCCATACCTTGGGGTTCATCTCAGAAGGAAAGATTTCATCTGGGGTCACAGAGAAGATGTGCCTTCCCTGCACGGAGCAGTAAAGAAGATCCACAGCCTCTTGGAAATGCATAAACTTGAAAAAGTTTTCATAGCCACTGATGCTGTTGAGGATG AGATTGAATTGCTCAAGAAATTGGTGCCTGAGATGGTGAGGTTTGAACCTACTTGGGAGGAGCTAGAACTGTACAAAGATGGGGGAATGGCTGTGATTGACCAGTGGATCTGTGCACATGCAAG GTATTTTATAGGCACCTCAGtttcaacattttcctttcGGATTCATGAAGAAAGGGAGATCTTGGGATTTGATCCAAAAACAACTTACAATCGATTTTGtggtgaaaaagagaaaaactgtgaGCAGCCAACTCACTGGAAAATTATATACTAG
- the POFUT2 gene encoding GDP-fucose protein O-fucosyltransferase 2 isoform X1 — translation MAAHHPGLLMPLLMGLAALAFPPRAAAQSLPAALRAGHAATSLPAASAAPRTRYLLYDVNPPEGFNLRRDVYIRIASLIKTLLKSENWVLVLPPWGRLYHWQSPDILQVRIPWSEFFDLASLNKNIPVIEYEQFLAESGGPFIEQIYVLQGYVEGWNEGTWEEKIDERPCIDQLMYSKDKHQYYRGWFWGYEETRALNVSCLSVQGSASVVAPILLKNTSAQCRDATRMMRGEGNSHMRNGVCLHCPSSRAFPERSVMLDRAENLLHDHYGGKDYWNTRRSMVFAKHLRVAGDEFRNKYLQSTDEADRTHYNEDWSQMKVKMGTALGGPYLGVHLRRKDFIWGHREDVPSLHGAVKKIHSLLEMHKLEKVFIATDAVEDEIELLKKLVPEMVRFEPTWEELELYKDGGMAVIDQWICAHARYFIGTSVSTFSFRIHEEREILGFDPKTTYNRFCGEKEKNCEQPTHWKIIY, via the exons ATGGCGGCACACCATCCTGGCCTCCTCATGCCACTGCTGATGGGCCTGGCCGCTCTGGCCTTCCCACCACGTGCTGCTGCCCAGtcgctgcctgctgccctccgCGCTGGCCATGCTGCCACctcactgcctgctgcctctgccGCACCACGCACCCG ATACCTTTTGTATGATGTAAATCCTCCTGAAGGGTTCAACCTTCGCAGAGATGTCTATATTCGCATTGCTTCACTTATAAAGACTttactgaaaagtgaaaattggGTGTTAGTTCTGCCACCCTGGGGACGTCTCTATCACTGGCAGAGCCCTGATATCCTTCAGGTCCGAATCCCTTGGTCTGAGTTTTTTGATCTCGCAAGCCTCAATAAGAACATCCCTGTCATTGAATATGAGCAGTTCCTTGCAG AGTCAGGTGGGCCCTTTATTGAGCAGATTTACGTCCTGCAAGGCTACGTGGAAGGATGGAATGAAGgaacatgggaagaaaaaatagatgagAGGCCTTGCATTGATCAGCTTATGTATTCCAAAGACAAGCATCAGTACTACAG gGGATGGTTCTGGGGTTATGAAGAAACACGGGCCCTGAATGTCTCTTGTTTGTCTGTTCAAGGATCTGCCTCTGTTGTAGCTCCCATCCTTCTGAAGAATACCTCAGCACA ATGCAGAGATGCCACTAGAATGATGAGAGGAGAGGGAAACTCTCATATGAGGAATGGAGTATGCTTACATTGTCCCAGTAGCAGAGCATTTCCAGAAAG GTCGGTGATGTTGGACAGAGCTGAAAACCTTCTTCATGACCACTATGGAGGGAAAGATTATTGGAAT ACCCGTCGAAGTATGGTATTTGCTAAACATCTCCGTGTAGCGGGAGATGAGTTTAGAAACAAGTACCTTCAATCCACAGATGAGGCAGACAGGACTCATTACAATGAGGACTGGTCACAGATGAAG GTTAAGATGGGCACAGCTCTAGGTGGTCCATACCTTGGGGTTCATCTCAGAAGGAAAGATTTCATCTGGGGTCACAGAGAAGATGTGCCTTCCCTGCACGGAGCAGTAAAGAAGATCCACAGCCTCTTGGAAATGCATAAACTTGAAAAAGTTTTCATAGCCACTGATGCTGTTGAGGATG AGATTGAATTGCTCAAGAAATTGGTGCCTGAGATGGTGAGGTTTGAACCTACTTGGGAGGAGCTAGAACTGTACAAAGATGGGGGAATGGCTGTGATTGACCAGTGGATCTGTGCACATGCAAG GTATTTTATAGGCACCTCAGtttcaacattttcctttcGGATTCATGAAGAAAGGGAGATCTTGGGATTTGATCCAAAAACAACTTACAATCGATTTTGtggtgaaaaagagaaaaactgtgaGCAGCCAACTCACTGGAAAATTATATACTAG
- the POFUT2 gene encoding GDP-fucose protein O-fucosyltransferase 2 isoform X3: MAAHHPGLLMPLLMGLAALAFPPRAAAQSLPAALRAGHAATSLPAASAAPRTRYLLYDVNPPEGFNLRRDVYIRIASLIKTLLKSENWVLVLPPWGRLYHWQSPDILQVRIPWSEFFDLASLNKNIPVIEYEQFLAESGGPFIEQIYVLQGYVEGWNEGTWEEKIDERPCIDQLMYSKDKHQYYRGWFWGYEETRALNVSCLSVQGSASVVAPILLKNTSAQSVMLDRAENLLHDHYGGKDYWNTRRSMVFAKHLRVAGDEFRNKYLQSTDEADRTHYNEDWSQMKVKMGTALGGPYLGVHLRRKDFIWGHREDVPSLHGAVKKIHSLLEMHKLEKVFIATDAVEDEIELLKKLVPEMVRFEPTWEELELYKDGGMAVIDQWICAHARYFIGTSVSTFSFRIHEEREILGFDPKTTYNRFCGEKEKNCEQPTHWKIIY, encoded by the exons ATGGCGGCACACCATCCTGGCCTCCTCATGCCACTGCTGATGGGCCTGGCCGCTCTGGCCTTCCCACCACGTGCTGCTGCCCAGtcgctgcctgctgccctccgCGCTGGCCATGCTGCCACctcactgcctgctgcctctgccGCACCACGCACCCG ATACCTTTTGTATGATGTAAATCCTCCTGAAGGGTTCAACCTTCGCAGAGATGTCTATATTCGCATTGCTTCACTTATAAAGACTttactgaaaagtgaaaattggGTGTTAGTTCTGCCACCCTGGGGACGTCTCTATCACTGGCAGAGCCCTGATATCCTTCAGGTCCGAATCCCTTGGTCTGAGTTTTTTGATCTCGCAAGCCTCAATAAGAACATCCCTGTCATTGAATATGAGCAGTTCCTTGCAG AGTCAGGTGGGCCCTTTATTGAGCAGATTTACGTCCTGCAAGGCTACGTGGAAGGATGGAATGAAGgaacatgggaagaaaaaatagatgagAGGCCTTGCATTGATCAGCTTATGTATTCCAAAGACAAGCATCAGTACTACAG gGGATGGTTCTGGGGTTATGAAGAAACACGGGCCCTGAATGTCTCTTGTTTGTCTGTTCAAGGATCTGCCTCTGTTGTAGCTCCCATCCTTCTGAAGAATACCTCAGCACA GTCGGTGATGTTGGACAGAGCTGAAAACCTTCTTCATGACCACTATGGAGGGAAAGATTATTGGAAT ACCCGTCGAAGTATGGTATTTGCTAAACATCTCCGTGTAGCGGGAGATGAGTTTAGAAACAAGTACCTTCAATCCACAGATGAGGCAGACAGGACTCATTACAATGAGGACTGGTCACAGATGAAG GTTAAGATGGGCACAGCTCTAGGTGGTCCATACCTTGGGGTTCATCTCAGAAGGAAAGATTTCATCTGGGGTCACAGAGAAGATGTGCCTTCCCTGCACGGAGCAGTAAAGAAGATCCACAGCCTCTTGGAAATGCATAAACTTGAAAAAGTTTTCATAGCCACTGATGCTGTTGAGGATG AGATTGAATTGCTCAAGAAATTGGTGCCTGAGATGGTGAGGTTTGAACCTACTTGGGAGGAGCTAGAACTGTACAAAGATGGGGGAATGGCTGTGATTGACCAGTGGATCTGTGCACATGCAAG GTATTTTATAGGCACCTCAGtttcaacattttcctttcGGATTCATGAAGAAAGGGAGATCTTGGGATTTGATCCAAAAACAACTTACAATCGATTTTGtggtgaaaaagagaaaaactgtgaGCAGCCAACTCACTGGAAAATTATATACTAG
- the YBEY gene encoding putative ribonuclease isoform X1 — translation MAALSSLRRAGPAHAPTVRGRPSGRGSAAMSVVIRNAQRAVPLRRVALRRAVCALRDALGAARFDVALVCAGDALMRRLNGAYRRHPEPTDVLSFPYHWVSPGELPRPRSRDEYNLGDIFLGVEFIQQQCRRGGEDFESVLTVTVAHGLCHLLGYQHNTKAEWQQMYQKEEEILEELNRLEGTSLRPLTAGLF, via the exons ATGGCCGCCCTCTCCTCTCTGCGTCGAGCCGGCCCCGCGCACGCGCCGACGGTCCGGGGCAGGCCGAGCGGGCGGGGTTCCGCCGCCATGAGCGTGGTGATCCGCAACGCGCAGCGTGCAGTTCCTTTGCGCCGAGTTGCTCTCCGTCGCGCCGTCTGTGCGCTGCGGGATGCGCTGGGCGCCGCGCGCTTCGATGTGGCGTTGGTCTGCGCCGGCGATGCGCTGATGAGGCGGCTGAACGGCGCGTACCGGCGACACCCCGAGCCCACCGACGTGCTGTCCTTCCCCTACCACTGGGTGTCGCCCGGCGAGCTCCCGCGGCCGCGCAGCCGCGACGAGTACAACCTCGGGGACATCTTCCTGGGGGTGGAGTtcatccagcagcagtgccGCCGCGGCGGGGAGGACTTCGAGAGCGTGCTGACG GTGACTGTAGCCCATGGATTGTGTCACTTGCTTGGCTACCAGCATAACACAAAGGCGGAGTGGCAACAG ATGTaccagaaggaagaggaaatccTGGAGGAGCTGAACCGGCTCGAAGGCACCAGCCTCCGGCCCCTCACTGCTGGCCTCTTCTGA
- the YBEY gene encoding putative ribonuclease isoform X2: MAALSSLRRAGPAHAPTVRGRPSGRGSAAMSVVIRNAQRAVPLRRVALRRAVCALRDALGAARFDVALVCAGDALMRRLNGAYRRHPEPTDVLSFPYHWVSPGELPRPRSRDEYNLGDIFLGVEFIQQQCRRGGEDFESVLTMYQKEEEILEELNRLEGTSLRPLTAGLF, from the exons ATGGCCGCCCTCTCCTCTCTGCGTCGAGCCGGCCCCGCGCACGCGCCGACGGTCCGGGGCAGGCCGAGCGGGCGGGGTTCCGCCGCCATGAGCGTGGTGATCCGCAACGCGCAGCGTGCAGTTCCTTTGCGCCGAGTTGCTCTCCGTCGCGCCGTCTGTGCGCTGCGGGATGCGCTGGGCGCCGCGCGCTTCGATGTGGCGTTGGTCTGCGCCGGCGATGCGCTGATGAGGCGGCTGAACGGCGCGTACCGGCGACACCCCGAGCCCACCGACGTGCTGTCCTTCCCCTACCACTGGGTGTCGCCCGGCGAGCTCCCGCGGCCGCGCAGCCGCGACGAGTACAACCTCGGGGACATCTTCCTGGGGGTGGAGTtcatccagcagcagtgccGCCGCGGCGGGGAGGACTTCGAGAGCGTGCTGACG ATGTaccagaaggaagaggaaatccTGGAGGAGCTGAACCGGCTCGAAGGCACCAGCCTCCGGCCCCTCACTGCTGGCCTCTTCTGA